In Flavobacteriaceae bacterium, the following proteins share a genomic window:
- the radA gene encoding DNA repair protein RadA: MAKVKTTFFCQNCGNQFAKWQGQCSTCKEWNTIVEEVIQKPEKSDWKSPSTQTSKRISKPLKIKEIDSAQEARMSTFDGEFNRVLGGGIVPGSLTLLGGEPGIGKSTLLLQISLRLPYKTLYVSGEESQKQIKMRAERIHPENDNCYILTETKTQNIFKQITSLQPDIVIIDSIQTLHSDYIESSSGSISQIKECTTELIKFAKETATPVVLIGHITKDGNIAGPKILEHMVDTVLQFEGDRNHIFRILRANKNRFGSTNELGIYEMQGSGLREVSNPSEILISKKDEDLSGNAIAVTVEGMRPLMIEIQALVSTAVYGTPQRSATGFNAKRLNMLLAVLEKRAGFRLGAKDVFLNITGGITVDDPAIDLAVIAAILSSNEDVALQKDFCFAAEVGLSGEIRPVQRIEQRILEAEKLGFSTIFVSKYNKISLKNTTIKVQLISKIEDLVGILV; this comes from the coding sequence ATGGCAAAAGTTAAGACTACTTTTTTTTGCCAGAATTGTGGCAATCAATTTGCGAAATGGCAAGGACAATGTTCCACTTGTAAAGAATGGAATACCATAGTGGAAGAAGTTATTCAAAAACCTGAAAAGAGTGATTGGAAATCACCATCCACTCAAACCTCTAAACGAATTTCAAAGCCCTTAAAGATTAAAGAAATTGATTCTGCTCAAGAAGCACGAATGAGTACATTTGATGGAGAGTTTAATCGTGTTTTAGGAGGTGGAATTGTGCCAGGATCGCTCACACTTTTAGGAGGTGAACCAGGGATAGGAAAAAGTACATTACTGCTTCAAATTTCATTAAGGCTGCCCTATAAGACATTATACGTTTCAGGCGAAGAAAGTCAGAAACAAATCAAGATGCGTGCTGAACGTATTCATCCAGAAAATGACAATTGTTATATTCTTACTGAGACAAAGACTCAAAATATATTTAAACAAATAACTTCGCTTCAACCAGACATTGTTATAATTGACTCCATACAGACATTACATAGCGATTATATCGAGTCCTCTTCCGGAAGTATTTCTCAAATAAAAGAATGTACAACAGAACTCATAAAATTTGCAAAAGAAACAGCAACTCCAGTAGTATTAATTGGACACATTACTAAAGATGGAAATATTGCAGGACCTAAAATTTTAGAGCATATGGTAGATACGGTATTGCAATTTGAAGGAGATCGTAATCATATATTTAGAATTTTACGTGCCAATAAAAATCGATTTGGATCTACTAACGAATTGGGAATTTATGAAATGCAAGGTTCAGGCTTACGAGAAGTAAGTAATCCATCAGAAATATTAATTTCTAAAAAAGATGAAGATTTAAGTGGTAATGCAATAGCAGTAACTGTAGAAGGAATGCGACCACTAATGATAGAAATACAAGCATTGGTTAGCACAGCTGTTTACGGAACGCCACAACGCAGTGCAACTGGCTTTAATGCTAAACGTTTAAATATGTTGCTAGCTGTATTAGAAAAGCGAGCCGGATTTCGTTTAGGTGCAAAAGACGTATTTTTAAATATTACTGGTGGTATTACTGTAGATGATCCAGCAATAGATTTAGCAGTGATTGCAGCAATTTTATCATCTAATGAAGATGTAGCACTTCAAAAAGATTTTTGCTTCGCAGCTGAAGTCGGACTCTCTGGAGAAATACGCCCTGTACAACGTATAGAACAGCGCATTTTAGAAGCCGAGAAATTAGGATTTTCAACGATTTTTGTATCTAAATACAATAAAATTTCATTAAAAAATACTACAATAAAAGTGCAACTTATTTCTAAAATTGAAGATTTGGTTGGAATTTTAGTTTAA
- a CDS encoding isoleucine--tRNA ligase, with protein sequence MSMSFPEYKGLNLSKIATEVSKDWEDKDIFEKSMSTREGKPPYVFFEGPPSANGLPGVHHVLARSIKDIFPRYKTMKGFQVKRKAGWDTHGLPIELGVEKELGITKEDIGKTISVEEYNEACKTAVMRYTDVWNDLTQKMGYWVDMDDPYVTYKSKYMETVWWLLKQIYDKELLYKGYTIQPYSPKAGTGLSSHELNQPGTYQDVTDTTVVAQFKAIPDSLPEFLQNEGDIYFLAWTTTPWTLPSNTALTVGPKIEYVLVETYNQYTFKPMNVILAKSLVGKQFAGKFNQVEEKSELLNYTSGDKTIPFFIVKEFKGKDLIEIKYEQLLDYALPNDNPENAFRVIAGDFVTTEDGTGIVHTSPTFGADDALVAKQAIPEVPPLLVKDENDNLVPLVDLQGRFRSEMKEFGGKYVKNEYYADGEVPERSVDVELAIKLKEENKAFKVEKYKHSYPNCWRTDKPILYYPLDSWFIKITDVKDRMHGLNQTINWKPKSTGEGRFGNWLANANDWNLSRSRYWGIPLPIWRAEDGKEEICIGSVKELKTEMEKAVSAGILKADIFSDFEVGNMSEENYDKIDLHKNIVDQITLVSPSGQPMKRESDLIDVWFDSGSMPYAQWHYPFENKELIDDKKSFPADFIAEGVDQTRGWFYTLHAIATMVFDSVAYKNVVSNGLVLDKNGQKMSKRLGNATDPFETLEKYGADATRWYMIANANPWDNLKFDVDGIEEVKRKFFGTLYNTYSFFTLYANIDKFSYNEADIPLNERPEIDRWILSELNTLIQKVDVFYAEYEPTKAARVISEFTQEYLSNWYVRLSRRRFWKGDYQKDKISAYQTLYTCMLTIAKLGAPIAPFFMDRLYQDLTKTTQSENFESVHLAEFPIADKSYIDKSLERKMKSAQTISSLVLSLRAKEKIKVRQPLQKIMIPVDNASQKEEILAVSDLIKSEVNVKEVELLEDASDILIKQIKPNFKTLGPRFGKDMKVIANNINAFTSADIKKIEQTGSLDVDINGKNITLELSDVEITSQDIEGWLVANEGALTVALDVTLTDDLRKEGIARELVNRIQNLRKDSGFEVTDRIDVTLQNDNHIMTAVEANIDYIKTETLTEELEIIDNVSNGIEVAFDDINTKLFIQKH encoded by the coding sequence ATGAGTATGAGCTTTCCTGAATATAAAGGACTTAACTTATCTAAAATAGCTACAGAAGTTAGCAAAGATTGGGAAGATAAAGACATTTTTGAAAAGAGTATGTCTACTCGAGAAGGAAAACCACCTTATGTGTTTTTTGAAGGACCTCCTTCTGCAAATGGACTCCCAGGAGTTCATCATGTTTTGGCACGTTCTATTAAAGATATTTTTCCACGTTATAAAACAATGAAAGGGTTTCAAGTAAAACGTAAAGCGGGCTGGGATACTCATGGTTTACCTATAGAACTTGGTGTTGAAAAAGAGCTAGGGATCACTAAGGAAGATATCGGAAAAACTATTTCTGTAGAAGAGTATAATGAAGCTTGTAAAACAGCTGTAATGCGTTATACCGATGTTTGGAATGACTTAACTCAAAAAATGGGTTATTGGGTAGATATGGATGACCCATATGTAACCTATAAATCCAAATATATGGAGACTGTTTGGTGGTTGCTTAAACAGATTTATGATAAGGAGTTATTGTATAAAGGTTATACCATTCAACCGTATTCACCAAAAGCTGGAACAGGGTTGAGTTCTCACGAACTTAATCAGCCAGGTACTTATCAAGATGTTACAGATACTACTGTAGTTGCACAATTTAAAGCAATACCAGATTCGCTTCCTGAATTTTTACAAAATGAAGGAGATATTTATTTTTTAGCATGGACGACTACACCTTGGACATTGCCTAGTAATACAGCATTAACAGTTGGTCCAAAAATTGAATATGTATTGGTAGAAACTTATAATCAATATACGTTCAAACCGATGAATGTAATCCTAGCAAAATCTTTAGTAGGAAAACAATTTGCTGGAAAATTTAATCAAGTTGAAGAAAAATCAGAATTACTAAATTATACATCAGGGGATAAAACTATTCCATTTTTTATAGTTAAAGAGTTTAAAGGAAAAGATTTAATAGAGATTAAATACGAACAATTATTAGATTATGCTCTGCCTAATGATAATCCAGAAAATGCTTTTAGAGTAATTGCTGGAGATTTTGTAACGACTGAGGATGGTACAGGAATTGTTCATACATCACCTACTTTTGGAGCAGATGATGCTTTGGTTGCGAAACAAGCAATACCAGAAGTACCACCACTATTAGTAAAAGATGAGAATGATAATTTAGTACCACTTGTAGATTTACAAGGACGTTTTCGTTCTGAGATGAAAGAGTTTGGTGGAAAATATGTAAAGAATGAATATTATGCTGATGGGGAAGTACCTGAACGTTCGGTAGATGTTGAGTTAGCTATTAAGTTAAAAGAAGAAAACAAAGCTTTTAAGGTTGAAAAATATAAACATAGCTACCCTAATTGCTGGCGTACAGATAAACCAATCTTGTACTATCCACTGGACTCTTGGTTTATTAAAATAACGGATGTAAAAGATAGAATGCATGGGTTGAACCAAACCATTAATTGGAAACCTAAGTCAACTGGAGAAGGACGTTTTGGTAACTGGCTAGCTAATGCAAACGATTGGAATTTATCACGCTCACGCTACTGGGGAATTCCATTACCTATCTGGAGAGCAGAAGATGGAAAAGAAGAAATATGTATTGGATCTGTTAAAGAGCTAAAAACTGAAATGGAAAAAGCAGTTTCAGCAGGTATTTTAAAAGCAGATATTTTTTCTGATTTTGAAGTTGGCAATATGTCTGAAGAAAATTATGATAAGATTGATCTTCATAAAAATATTGTAGATCAAATTACATTAGTATCACCTTCAGGTCAACCAATGAAACGTGAAAGCGACCTAATCGATGTTTGGTTTGATTCTGGTTCAATGCCTTATGCACAGTGGCATTACCCATTTGAGAATAAAGAGTTAATTGACGATAAAAAATCGTTTCCAGCAGATTTTATTGCTGAAGGAGTAGACCAAACAAGAGGGTGGTTTTATACACTTCATGCTATTGCAACAATGGTATTTGATTCTGTAGCTTATAAAAATGTTGTGTCTAATGGATTAGTATTAGATAAAAACGGACAGAAAATGTCTAAACGCTTAGGGAATGCTACAGATCCATTTGAAACTCTAGAGAAATACGGAGCAGATGCTACACGTTGGTATATGATTGCTAATGCTAATCCGTGGGATAATTTAAAGTTTGATGTAGATGGAATTGAAGAAGTGAAACGTAAATTTTTTGGAACACTTTACAATACATATTCATTTTTTACACTATACGCTAACATTGATAAATTTAGTTATAATGAGGCTGATATTCCGTTAAACGAAAGACCAGAAATTGATCGCTGGATTCTTTCAGAATTAAATACATTAATTCAAAAGGTAGATGTATTTTATGCTGAATACGAACCTACAAAAGCAGCGCGTGTAATTTCAGAATTTACCCAAGAATATTTAAGTAACTGGTATGTACGTTTAAGTAGAAGGCGTTTTTGGAAAGGTGATTATCAAAAAGATAAAATTTCTGCTTACCAAACCCTATACACTTGTATGTTAACGATTGCAAAATTGGGAGCACCAATTGCGCCATTTTTTATGGATAGGTTGTATCAGGATTTGACTAAAACCACACAAAGTGAAAATTTTGAAAGTGTACATTTAGCAGAGTTTCCAATTGCTGATAAATCCTATATAGATAAAAGCTTAGAACGAAAAATGAAGAGTGCGCAAACAATTTCTTCATTAGTATTGTCGTTAAGAGCTAAGGAAAAGATTAAAGTAAGACAACCACTTCAAAAAATCATGATTCCTGTAGATAATGCTTCTCAAAAAGAAGAAATATTAGCGGTTTCAGATTTAATTAAAAGTGAAGTTAATGTAAAAGAAGTAGAATTATTAGAAGATGCTTCAGATATTTTAATAAAACAAATTAAACCTAATTTTAAAACACTAGGACCTCGTTTTGGCAAGGATATGAAAGTGATTGCTAATAATATTAATGCATTCACTTCAGCTGATATTAAAAAAATTGAGCAGACAGGTAGTTTGGATGTTGATATTAATGGAAAAAATATTACTTTAGAGCTTTCGGATGTAGAAATTACATCTCAAGATATAGAAGGTTGGCTTGTTGCAAATGAAGGTGCTTTAACTGTAGCTTTAGATGTAACTTTAACAGACGACTTACGAAAAGAAGGTATAGCAAGAGAACTTGTTAATCGTATTCAAAATTTACGTAAGGACTCAGGGTTTGAAGTGACTGATAGAATAGATGTTACATTACAGAATGATAATCACATTATGACTGCTGTTGAAGCTAATATCGATTATATTAAAACAGA